A genomic segment from Neobacillus sp. YX16 encodes:
- the essC gene encoding type VII secretion protein EssC, translated as MIVTLINKASINSITLPEKIRGQYWIYDSNDRSKKLIGIEGINGEWILKSNKDVKVMNHSGKPIRNTVLSPLSIYNLDTQEQDNKTIVFIEPSTDDRQTFTKYLVDKDTDITIGRTDKNDVILNNQFVSASHAKLSFRNGKWSITDLNSTNGTFVDGDRVKSRDLTIGDMIYIMGYKMIVGSFFVALNNPDRTLSLKSNFLKPFINQKAVAPDDEEEEYEAPATDYFYRSPRFKRDVEKAVIKIDSPPPNAIGEEMPLMLVLGPSVTMGMASLATATFAVNNAMATGDFSRAMPSIVMSASMLLGTILWPILSKKYDMRRRRKKEKVRQEKYKEYLDKVTISFNEEAEKQEEILRENHVPVTDLIQRIDKVDRNLWERGPGQNDFLKLRVGTGNGLLAADISYSEKKFSIDDDNLEEELYTLVESPKILKNIPITLSLFENYISGVIGDRKQTIEFAKGLIFQLAALYSYDEVKMVFVYDQEDEKDFGFTKWLPHVWSNDNKFRFIATKTIEVKEVSAYLEKEIEARSNVSDINMEDIKPYYIIFAMSKQLAIRAEMLKQVYLKKKNIHISVVTFYDELKNLPKECTMVVDLNENSGKLFDKNDITGKSISFVPDQPLTADPTELSVKLANVPLDTLANSFNLPKMVTFLELFGVGKVEHLNALTRWKDNDPTKSLEAAVGVDTLGEVFKLDLHEKFHGPHGLVAGMTGSGKSEFIIAYILSLAVNYHPNEVAFILIDYKGGGMAKSFENLPHTAGIITNLDGAAIKRSLISIESELKRRQAIFAQASKQVGESNIDIYNYQKLYREGVVTEPLQHLFIISDEFAELKTQQPEFMAQLVSAARIGRSLGVHLILATQKPSGVVDDQIWSNSKFRVSLKVQERADSMDMLKRPDAAELTDTGRFYLQVGYNELFEMGQSAWAGAPYYPSDKVVVEKDNSVVVIDRNGRPMKEAKIDKKKNLFANPKKQMDVITDYLSTIAQEEQIKIRPLWLEPIPAMILLNDIKGKYTLANENSFVLNPVIGEYDDPARQQQCLLRLPLTEEGNTIVYGVAGSGKTTFLNTMVYSLIQEHTPDEVNIYLLDFASETLRAFAKAPHIGDVILSYESEKISNLFKMLQSELENRKKLFADYGGDHASYIRATGEKLPSIVVAVNNFAAFTEMYEEKETAVSFLSREGTKYGIYFVLTALGTNAVRFRLLQNFKQMLVLQLNDETDYAGIVGKTDGLFPSRYKGRGLVKRDAIYEFQVAQITEESVPFPFIQKESAKLQTSWKGNTARKIPILPDQVDMEFLSQYVVSQGSLSIPIGVEKNSLNVHYYPFGKSYIHMILSSSTEHLGFTHDLSILMADTCGFDVTVIDGQQSFIHKDNRTIAYYSTVKDFENTVNALFELVLYRNNTHKEAIEKGVEAEHFDQKVIIINSVAALKNALSKEGAEKLGLILEKGDAKYNITIIFAEQSKNLSGITFDKWYKQHMNPGDGIWVGAGITDQFNLKATKPTSEMREDMTAGFGFSLQKGKSVKVKLLNSVKENDDNDE; from the coding sequence ATGATTGTAACGTTAATAAACAAAGCAAGTATCAATTCGATTACTCTTCCTGAGAAAATAAGAGGTCAGTATTGGATTTATGATTCTAATGACCGTTCCAAAAAGTTAATCGGGATTGAAGGAATCAATGGTGAATGGATTCTAAAGTCTAACAAAGATGTTAAGGTTATGAACCATTCAGGGAAACCCATTCGTAATACCGTGCTAAGTCCGTTAAGTATCTACAATTTGGATACGCAGGAACAGGATAATAAAACCATTGTGTTCATTGAACCAAGTACGGATGATCGCCAAACCTTCACGAAATATTTGGTAGACAAGGATACGGATATTACCATTGGAAGAACCGATAAGAACGATGTCATATTGAACAATCAATTTGTGTCGGCCTCACATGCAAAACTATCCTTTCGTAACGGAAAATGGAGTATTACTGACCTGAACAGTACGAACGGAACCTTTGTCGATGGCGATCGAGTGAAAAGCAGGGATTTAACGATTGGCGATATGATTTACATAATGGGCTACAAAATGATTGTGGGAAGCTTCTTCGTTGCATTAAATAACCCGGATCGAACCCTTTCGTTAAAAAGCAATTTCCTAAAACCATTTATTAATCAAAAAGCAGTGGCCCCAGACGACGAAGAGGAAGAATATGAAGCACCGGCAACGGACTATTTTTATCGCTCCCCTCGCTTTAAGAGAGATGTAGAAAAGGCTGTTATTAAAATTGATTCACCACCGCCTAATGCGATTGGGGAAGAGATGCCGTTGATGTTGGTGTTAGGTCCGTCTGTGACAATGGGGATGGCGTCGCTGGCGACTGCAACTTTTGCGGTCAATAATGCGATGGCTACTGGTGACTTTTCAAGAGCAATGCCTTCGATAGTCATGTCCGCGAGCATGCTTCTTGGAACGATACTATGGCCGATTTTGTCAAAAAAATATGATATGAGACGAAGGCGTAAAAAGGAAAAAGTCCGTCAAGAAAAATATAAAGAATATTTAGATAAAGTTACGATTTCCTTTAATGAGGAAGCTGAAAAGCAAGAAGAAATCCTGCGTGAAAACCATGTCCCGGTAACGGACCTTATTCAGCGAATTGATAAAGTTGACCGAAATCTATGGGAACGTGGACCTGGGCAAAATGATTTTCTGAAATTAAGGGTGGGTACAGGCAACGGTTTATTAGCTGCCGATATTTCGTATTCCGAAAAGAAGTTTTCGATTGACGATGACAATCTCGAAGAAGAATTGTACACCTTAGTGGAATCTCCGAAAATCTTAAAAAACATACCTATTACATTATCATTGTTTGAAAATTACATATCTGGTGTCATTGGAGATCGGAAACAAACGATTGAATTTGCAAAGGGCTTGATTTTTCAACTAGCAGCGCTGTATAGCTACGATGAAGTGAAAATGGTGTTTGTTTATGACCAAGAGGACGAAAAAGATTTCGGTTTTACCAAATGGCTGCCGCATGTTTGGAGTAATGATAATAAGTTCCGCTTCATTGCCACCAAAACAATAGAGGTAAAGGAAGTTTCGGCTTATCTTGAAAAAGAAATTGAAGCTCGTTCAAATGTTAGCGACATTAATATGGAAGATATCAAACCTTATTATATTATTTTTGCGATGAGTAAGCAGTTAGCGATCCGTGCTGAGATGCTAAAACAGGTGTATCTAAAGAAAAAGAATATCCATATCTCTGTCGTTACGTTTTACGATGAACTTAAGAATTTGCCGAAGGAATGTACGATGGTTGTGGATCTGAATGAGAATAGCGGTAAACTGTTTGATAAAAACGATATCACGGGTAAATCGATCTCATTTGTTCCAGACCAGCCCTTAACCGCTGATCCAACGGAATTGAGTGTGAAGTTAGCGAATGTACCGCTCGATACTTTGGCGAATTCTTTCAATCTACCGAAAATGGTCACGTTCCTAGAGTTATTTGGGGTGGGAAAAGTGGAACACCTAAATGCATTAACTCGCTGGAAGGACAATGATCCAACAAAATCATTAGAAGCAGCGGTGGGTGTGGATACATTAGGTGAAGTGTTTAAGCTGGATTTGCATGAAAAGTTTCATGGACCGCATGGATTGGTTGCAGGTATGACGGGTTCTGGTAAGTCTGAATTCATTATTGCCTATATCTTGTCACTCGCCGTCAACTATCATCCGAATGAAGTCGCGTTTATCTTGATTGACTATAAAGGCGGCGGTATGGCTAAATCCTTTGAAAACCTGCCGCACACGGCTGGTATTATCACCAACTTAGATGGGGCCGCGATTAAACGTTCGTTGATATCGATTGAAAGTGAATTGAAACGCAGGCAGGCTATTTTTGCCCAAGCCAGCAAACAGGTTGGCGAGAGCAATATCGATATTTACAACTATCAAAAGCTCTACCGTGAAGGTGTGGTAACTGAACCGCTTCAGCATTTGTTCATCATTTCCGATGAGTTTGCGGAATTAAAAACACAGCAGCCCGAATTTATGGCCCAGCTGGTCAGTGCGGCCCGTATCGGACGGAGCTTAGGTGTCCACTTGATTTTGGCTACACAAAAACCAAGTGGTGTGGTCGATGACCAGATCTGGAGTAACAGTAAATTTAGGGTAAGTTTGAAAGTGCAAGAACGAGCAGACAGTATGGATATGCTCAAACGTCCGGATGCTGCTGAACTTACCGATACTGGACGCTTTTATCTGCAGGTCGGCTATAACGAATTGTTTGAAATGGGTCAGTCTGCTTGGGCAGGAGCACCTTATTATCCTTCTGATAAAGTGGTTGTGGAAAAGGATAATAGTGTTGTGGTCATTGACCGTAATGGCCGCCCGATGAAAGAGGCGAAAATCGATAAGAAGAAAAACCTGTTTGCCAATCCGAAAAAGCAAATGGATGTTATCACCGATTATTTAAGTACGATTGCACAGGAAGAACAGATTAAAATACGTCCATTATGGCTTGAGCCCATTCCAGCTATGATTCTATTAAATGATATAAAAGGAAAATATACGCTAGCCAATGAGAATTCCTTTGTGCTGAATCCGGTAATCGGTGAGTACGATGATCCGGCAAGACAACAGCAATGCTTGCTGCGCCTGCCGCTTACGGAAGAAGGAAATACCATTGTTTATGGTGTAGCGGGAAGCGGAAAAACCACTTTCTTAAATACAATGGTCTACTCGCTCATACAGGAGCACACACCAGATGAAGTCAATATCTACTTATTGGACTTCGCCTCTGAAACATTACGTGCTTTTGCCAAAGCACCGCATATCGGAGATGTCATTCTTTCCTATGAGAGTGAGAAGATTAGTAATTTGTTTAAAATGCTTCAAAGTGAATTGGAAAATAGGAAGAAATTATTTGCGGATTATGGTGGTGACCATGCTTCTTATATTCGTGCAACAGGAGAGAAACTGCCATCGATTGTGGTTGCGGTCAATAACTTTGCTGCTTTTACTGAAATGTACGAGGAAAAAGAAACAGCGGTATCCTTCCTGTCACGTGAAGGAACCAAGTATGGTATTTATTTTGTTTTAACGGCTCTTGGGACCAATGCTGTAAGGTTCCGCTTGCTGCAGAACTTTAAGCAAATGCTTGTCCTGCAATTAAATGATGAAACCGATTATGCTGGCATTGTTGGTAAAACAGATGGATTGTTCCCTTCAAGATATAAAGGCAGAGGTCTTGTGAAGAGAGACGCCATTTACGAGTTCCAGGTTGCTCAGATCACAGAGGAATCTGTACCATTCCCGTTTATTCAAAAAGAAAGTGCGAAACTCCAGACCTCATGGAAAGGGAATACAGCAAGGAAGATTCCAATTTTACCCGATCAAGTGGATATGGAGTTTTTATCACAATATGTTGTTTCTCAGGGAAGTCTTTCTATCCCAATTGGCGTTGAAAAGAACTCGCTAAATGTTCATTATTATCCATTTGGAAAATCGTATATCCATATGATTTTATCTTCATCCACAGAACATTTAGGTTTTACCCATGATTTATCTATACTCATGGCAGATACTTGTGGTTTTGATGTGACGGTGATTGATGGACAGCAAAGTTTTATTCATAAAGATAATCGTACGATTGCTTATTATTCTACCGTTAAAGACTTTGAAAATACGGTGAATGCACTGTTTGAATTGGTGCTTTATCGTAATAACACTCACAAAGAGGCGATTGAAAAGGGTGTTGAAGCGGAACATTTTGATCAAAAAGTGATCATTATTAATTCCGTTGCCGCTTTGAAAAACGCTTTGTCAAAAGAAGGAGCAGAGAAACTTGGCCTCATTCTTGAAAAGGGAGATGCCAAGTACAACATTACCATCATATTTGCCGAGCAATCTAAGAATCTATCAGGAATCACCTTTGATAAATGGTATAAGCAGCATATGAATCCTGGTGATGGTATTTGGGTGGGCGCTGGAATTACCGACCAATTTAACCTAAAGGCTACAAAACCAACTTCTGAAATGCGAGAAGACATGACTGCTGGATTTGGCTTCTCTTTACAAAAAGGGAAGAGTGTAAAGGTAAAGCTATTAAACTCAGTAAAGGAGAATGATGACAACGATGAATAA
- a CDS encoding Ger(x)C family spore germination protein encodes MRKFLYMICILTVLTGCVKIPEIQSQAYAVGIGIDYVNDEYHVVLQFLDFSNVAKTDQGKSDQPSSVWLGEGKGKTVEDAIIKIYHGIQIPVNYDQLTVFVFGKSVLENRLSKTVEALDTNFNIRLTGWVYGTEEPVEKIFTTKVPFNYAYTNARVVQPEYMQQQDSSIPALSLQGLVYQLHEPSKTILVPSISTNDAIILKDQDKLPVTIFNGAYLMKGEKLKGHLTEKDLEGFIRVNNKSVRSPVIFSEKSAGEEAFVQIELLNPKMKRKVKKDQNGIQIGLDIKISAIVRESSKEILSPSIKRQIQEEIRKEVYAAYLKSQKIGGDIYQFEDYMYRFMHDDWKSLQTSRKFPTLNKKDIHVDIAPLKSINKINAGIDTLLNNK; translated from the coding sequence ATGAGGAAATTTTTATACATGATCTGTATTCTTACTGTTTTAACGGGGTGTGTTAAAATTCCTGAGATTCAATCCCAGGCCTATGCAGTTGGGATTGGAATTGACTATGTGAATGATGAATATCACGTGGTACTCCAGTTCTTAGATTTTTCGAACGTTGCAAAAACCGATCAGGGAAAAAGTGACCAACCTAGCTCTGTTTGGCTTGGCGAAGGAAAAGGAAAAACGGTGGAAGATGCGATTATTAAGATCTACCATGGCATTCAAATTCCAGTAAATTACGATCAGCTAACTGTGTTTGTTTTTGGAAAGTCCGTATTAGAAAACAGATTAAGTAAAACGGTAGAGGCGTTAGATACGAATTTCAATATCCGTCTAACAGGCTGGGTTTACGGTACGGAGGAGCCGGTTGAAAAGATTTTCACCACGAAGGTTCCATTTAATTATGCCTACACCAACGCTAGGGTTGTTCAGCCAGAATACATGCAGCAGCAAGATTCCTCAATTCCAGCTTTGTCGCTGCAGGGACTTGTTTATCAATTACATGAACCATCCAAAACGATACTGGTGCCAAGTATATCCACGAATGATGCAATCATATTGAAGGATCAAGATAAATTGCCTGTGACTATTTTTAATGGTGCTTATCTTATGAAAGGGGAAAAATTGAAGGGTCACTTAACGGAAAAGGATCTTGAGGGTTTTATTCGAGTCAATAACAAATCAGTGCGGTCACCAGTCATTTTTAGTGAAAAAAGTGCAGGCGAGGAAGCATTTGTTCAAATCGAATTATTGAACCCAAAGATGAAAAGAAAGGTGAAGAAAGATCAAAATGGGATACAGATCGGGTTAGATATAAAAATCTCTGCCATTGTCAGAGAATCTAGCAAAGAGATTCTCTCCCCAAGCATCAAGAGACAGATTCAAGAAGAAATACGTAAAGAAGTATATGCTGCCTATTTAAAAAGTCAAAAAATCGGCGGGGATATTTATCAATTTGAGGACTATATGTACCGATTTATGCACGATGATTGGAAGTCGCTTCAAACCAGCAGGAAATTCCCCACCTTAAATAAAAAAGACATCCATGTGGACATTGCACCTTTAAAAAGCATAAATAAAATCAACGCTGGGATCGATACGCTGCTTAATAATAAGTGA
- a CDS encoding spore germination protein, producing the protein MNEHLFSFENLQKLFNYSSDIEIKEEQSKGKSSIFVYCKPLSDTSLIPSFVLPSMETSSSIYQSLQMEVMSKKEVDAEKIEEAIFSGKLMVVSPGDKIIFYDISKSPSRQPDESVAEVSVRGPKDGFVEDITTNLGLIRKRLKTKSLVVEDYTIGKRTNTRISLLYIKDIINSEILRDIQARLTALDIDILTSSSMLMEHILDNKFTLVPLIDYTGRADFVAGAINQGRFAIIVDGAPTALIAPIDLSFLFKTPEDENTSFYYASLERTLRIIGLFTTTFLPGFYTALITHNVGQLPLPLIATITVSRLGLPFSPFMEVLLMLVMFELFKEGGARLPKGIGQTVAVLGGLIIGDAAIRGGITSPTMLVVIGVTAISSFTLVNQSLSGNIFLLRVFVLIFSYFMGIYGFFISLMFVFLYLTRLRSFGVPLLADISSPNGRDILYTFLRIPFSFMKKRTAALHNKDGTRSGE; encoded by the coding sequence ATGAATGAACATCTTTTCTCTTTTGAAAACCTGCAGAAGCTTTTCAACTATTCTTCTGATATCGAAATAAAAGAGGAACAATCTAAGGGGAAATCTTCCATTTTTGTCTATTGTAAACCCTTAAGTGATACGAGTCTGATTCCCTCGTTTGTATTGCCCTCTATGGAAACTTCCAGCTCCATTTATCAATCTTTACAGATGGAGGTTATGAGTAAAAAGGAAGTCGATGCTGAAAAAATAGAGGAAGCCATTTTTTCAGGGAAGCTAATGGTGGTATCACCTGGAGATAAGATTATTTTTTATGATATTAGTAAATCTCCCTCCAGACAGCCGGATGAGTCGGTGGCAGAGGTTTCCGTTCGTGGACCGAAGGATGGATTTGTTGAGGACATTACGACAAACCTTGGACTAATCCGCAAAAGGTTAAAGACGAAATCTTTAGTGGTAGAAGATTACACGATCGGCAAAAGAACGAATACAAGAATTTCTCTCCTTTATATAAAGGATATTATCAATAGTGAGATTCTAAGAGATATACAAGCACGTCTTACGGCTTTAGATATTGATATTCTAACAAGTTCCTCCATGCTGATGGAGCATATTTTGGATAATAAATTTACGCTTGTTCCCCTAATTGACTATACAGGCAGAGCTGATTTTGTCGCAGGGGCCATCAATCAAGGGAGGTTTGCGATTATTGTGGACGGGGCCCCGACAGCGTTGATTGCACCGATCGATCTGTCTTTTCTTTTTAAAACCCCTGAAGATGAAAATACGAGTTTTTATTATGCTTCTTTGGAAAGAACTCTGCGTATTATAGGTCTATTTACGACGACGTTTCTGCCTGGCTTTTATACGGCCTTAATCACACATAATGTAGGGCAATTGCCCCTTCCTCTCATTGCAACGATTACGGTTTCAAGATTAGGATTGCCATTTTCACCATTTATGGAGGTCTTACTCATGCTTGTCATGTTTGAGTTATTTAAAGAAGGTGGGGCACGCTTGCCAAAGGGAATAGGACAAACCGTTGCTGTTCTTGGCGGCTTGATCATAGGTGATGCAGCCATCCGTGGGGGGATCACATCACCCACCATGCTGGTAGTTATTGGGGTCACAGCCATTTCTAGCTTTACTCTTGTTAATCAGTCTCTATCAGGTAATATTTTTCTCTTACGAGTGTTCGTTCTCATCTTTAGTTACTTTATGGGGATTTATGGGTTTTTCATCAGCCTCATGTTCGTTTTTCTTTATTTAACAAGGTTGAGGTCCTTTGGGGTTCCTTTATTAGCAGATATCTCTTCGCCGAATGGTAGAGATATCCTCTATACTTTTCTCCGCATTCCTTTTTCTTTTATGAAAAAACGGACTGCAGCTTTACATAATAAAGATGGCACGAGATCAGGTGAATAA
- a CDS encoding endospore germination permease, which yields MQNTLRFISIVYIILLSVGLFAHVEIIPFLLTTAKRDSWISILVTIIILPLWIYVLYKIVAIVNKHSIIQLLKDHGSKLSYYLLLLPLAIYMLIDAFVTAQDIIYWSQLSYMQGFNSFTLALVLLIFCLLCTESGLFSIGLLSSILCPIVLFLGFFISFANIKKKHYELLFPLFTDGYLPMTKGLLYTSLPILELFIIIFLTPVLQKAVSRKQLFVVGLLIIGLTLGPTMAAIVEFGPEQASHYRYPAYEEWRLISIGRYFSHADFFAIYQWLSGGVIRISLFVFIASRILTKGRENVKVVRILYGIIFIACIYPFDQSPFSTIIYGYFRPLSFFFLTIQISILALYIGKNKKKWSGGRIES from the coding sequence ATGCAGAATACGTTAAGATTTATTTCTATCGTGTACATCATTTTACTTTCTGTGGGCTTGTTTGCACATGTGGAGATTATTCCTTTTCTGTTAACGACAGCCAAAAGGGATTCTTGGATTAGTATCCTCGTAACGATTATCATCCTGCCTTTATGGATTTACGTTCTATACAAGATTGTCGCGATCGTAAACAAGCATTCCATTATTCAGCTATTAAAGGATCACGGGAGCAAGCTTAGTTATTACCTCCTGCTATTACCATTAGCCATTTATATGCTGATTGATGCTTTTGTGACGGCGCAGGATATCATTTATTGGTCACAATTGAGCTACATGCAAGGATTTAACAGTTTTACACTGGCTCTTGTCTTACTCATTTTCTGTTTGCTCTGTACGGAGTCTGGCTTGTTTTCCATTGGGCTCTTAAGCAGTATTCTCTGTCCCATCGTTCTATTCTTAGGATTTTTTATTTCATTTGCCAATATCAAGAAAAAGCATTATGAACTGTTATTCCCATTGTTTACGGATGGCTATTTACCAATGACGAAGGGGCTTCTCTATACTTCTTTACCCATCTTAGAGTTATTTATCATCATTTTTTTAACTCCGGTATTACAAAAGGCCGTTTCAAGAAAGCAATTATTCGTTGTTGGTTTGTTAATCATAGGGTTAACGCTAGGACCTACTATGGCAGCGATTGTTGAGTTTGGACCTGAGCAGGCTTCACATTATCGTTATCCCGCTTATGAAGAGTGGCGTTTAATTTCCATTGGACGATATTTTTCCCACGCGGATTTTTTTGCGATTTATCAATGGCTTTCAGGTGGAGTGATTAGAATCAGTTTATTTGTATTCATCGCATCCCGAATTCTTACCAAAGGAAGGGAGAATGTAAAAGTAGTAAGGATCCTATACGGTATCATTTTTATCGCTTGTATTTATCCATTTGATCAAAGCCCATTCTCTACTATTATCTATGGATATTTCAGACCTCTGTCGTTCTTTTTTTTAACCATCCAAATCTCAATCTTGGCGTTATATATCGGGAAGAATAAAAAGAAGTGGTCAGGAGGCAGGATTGAATCATGA
- a CDS encoding VOC family protein, whose product MKMEHVGIMVNDMDESLAFYQNILGLELRNREWLNDTIELAFLFFPEQPSVEVELVYGGPVENEGIVNHLAFTVENIEAELVRFKEAGVKLIDEEPRSILNGTVKIAFFQGPNGEKLELVER is encoded by the coding sequence ATGAAAATGGAACATGTGGGGATTATGGTTAATGACATGGACGAGTCTTTAGCGTTCTATCAAAACATTCTCGGTTTAGAGTTAAGAAATAGAGAGTGGTTAAATGACACGATTGAGCTTGCCTTTTTGTTTTTTCCAGAGCAGCCGAGTGTAGAGGTTGAACTTGTCTACGGAGGCCCGGTTGAAAACGAAGGAATCGTGAACCACTTGGCCTTTACTGTTGAAAACATTGAAGCTGAGCTCGTACGCTTTAAAGAAGCAGGCGTCAAATTAATAGATGAAGAACCTCGAAGCATTTTAAATGGTACAGTAAAAATCGCCTTTTTCCAAGGTCCGAATGGTGAGAAGCTAGAACTAGTAGAAAGATAA
- the yidA gene encoding sugar-phosphatase, translating into MYKLVAIDIDGTLMNDRKEITKEVNDAIQAAKAKGVKVVICTGRPIVGVQSIIEELKLNDEEDFVITFNGALVQNTYSKDVESQITLAYENLEELHELSLKLNSPLHFFDTENLYTPNREISQYTIHEAHINQIPLHYLPIDEVPKDMLIPKVMFIDEPERLNTIIANIPESFWDKYTFVKSTPFFLEILDPSVSKGNAVRLLAEKLSIKQEEVICIGDGENDLSMVEYAGCGVAMGNAVSVVKEVAQFHTLSNNENGVAYAIEKLVLG; encoded by the coding sequence TTGTATAAATTAGTGGCAATTGATATTGATGGAACGCTGATGAATGATCGAAAGGAAATTACAAAGGAAGTAAATGACGCCATTCAAGCTGCTAAAGCTAAAGGAGTGAAGGTGGTCATTTGTACGGGGAGGCCAATTGTTGGTGTCCAATCGATTATTGAGGAATTGAAATTAAATGATGAAGAGGACTTTGTGATTACCTTTAATGGTGCTCTTGTGCAAAATACATACTCTAAGGATGTAGAATCCCAAATTACCTTAGCATACGAAAACTTAGAAGAACTACACGAATTAAGCCTAAAGCTCAATTCACCGCTCCATTTCTTTGATACAGAAAATCTATATACACCTAATCGAGAGATAAGCCAGTACACTATTCATGAAGCCCATATCAATCAAATTCCTCTCCATTACCTGCCGATTGATGAAGTGCCAAAGGACATGCTTATTCCAAAGGTAATGTTTATTGATGAACCGGAACGTTTGAACACGATCATAGCAAACATCCCTGAATCATTCTGGGATAAATATACGTTCGTTAAAAGTACTCCGTTCTTCTTGGAAATCCTTGACCCTAGTGTCAGCAAAGGAAATGCAGTAAGACTACTTGCCGAAAAACTTTCGATTAAACAGGAAGAAGTCATCTGCATCGGGGATGGCGAGAATGACCTTAGTATGGTTGAGTATGCTGGCTGTGGAGTGGCAATGGGCAATGCCGTATCTGTTGTAAAAGAAGTAGCTCAGTTCCATACATTATCCAATAATGAAAATGGAGTAGCTTATGCGATTGAAAAATTAGTATTGGGGTGA
- a CDS encoding PepSY domain-containing protein, with protein sequence MKKKIVIGGLSALLIFGGAAAVGASKSGTQPDDSIHSDDKNTSNTVDLKNLSAIFAGQEIELETEHGKTLYKVETDDDSNNSSNQPTNGSTLSVEEAAKIALNKVSGKITEVEKEWEHGKLEFDFEIQTNRGEADVRVDAQTGDVTRVEFDDDDDRDAVL encoded by the coding sequence ATGAAAAAGAAGATAGTTATTGGTGGTTTATCAGCATTATTGATTTTTGGCGGTGCAGCGGCCGTGGGAGCTTCAAAAAGCGGTACTCAGCCAGATGATTCTATTCATTCAGATGACAAAAATACTTCTAATACGGTGGATCTAAAAAACTTATCTGCCATTTTCGCAGGACAAGAGATTGAGTTAGAAACCGAGCATGGTAAAACTTTATATAAAGTAGAGACAGATGATGATAGCAACAATTCTTCTAATCAGCCGACCAACGGTTCAACTTTATCCGTTGAGGAGGCAGCAAAAATAGCACTTAACAAAGTTAGTGGAAAAATCACTGAAGTTGAAAAAGAATGGGAACATGGCAAACTCGAATTTGATTTTGAAATTCAGACTAATCGTGGTGAAGCAGACGTTCGGGTTGATGCCCAAACAGGTGATGTAACGAGAGTTGAGTTTGACGATGATGATGACCGTGATGCTGTTCTCTAA
- a CDS encoding thiamine phosphate synthase, with amino-acid sequence MTTRTVPLDMDTPNLLGLHEFKALAFQMNEICQYHDVPFIINQNIYAAAELGLANIHLSMSNLRKYQRDLCSFSVIGASVHSVKEAKEAVSLGADRLIAGHIYSTDSKKGVPPRGLSFLKDVCDSVSIPVYAIGGIKRTHVKEIRAAGAAGFCIMSEAMTSPHPVELAKHFSI; translated from the coding sequence ATGACCACAAGAACCGTCCCCCTGGACATGGACACCCCAAATCTCTTAGGGCTTCATGAATTTAAAGCTTTAGCCTTTCAAATGAACGAAATTTGTCAGTATCATGATGTCCCGTTTATCATCAATCAAAATATTTATGCAGCAGCTGAACTAGGACTAGCCAATATTCATTTATCCATGTCGAATTTAAGAAAATATCAACGTGATTTGTGTTCATTTAGCGTGATTGGTGCATCTGTCCATTCAGTAAAGGAAGCAAAAGAGGCTGTATCCTTAGGGGCTGACCGTTTAATTGCAGGTCATATTTATTCAACAGATAGTAAAAAGGGAGTACCTCCGAGAGGACTCTCCTTCCTGAAAGATGTATGCGATTCGGTCAGTATTCCGGTATATGCCATTGGCGGAATCAAAAGAACTCACGTTAAAGAAATACGAGCAGCAGGTGCGGCGGGTTTTTGTATTATGTCTGAAGCAATGACCAGTCCTCATCCCGTTGAACTGGCAAAGCACTTTAGCATTTGA